The following are from one region of the Paenibacillus protaetiae genome:
- a CDS encoding 3D domain-containing protein, which yields MVTSFFNAVKGLACRIIPLLLVWLCCAGAADEAAALAGHPSGKEHRRAAEQHLHNKQATYKVVATGYTAGVESTGKRPGHPQYGITYSGVKVRRDQVSTIAADPKLFPIGTVLYIPGYGYGVVADTGSAIKGSKIDLYFETTRQVYEQWGKRTVNVKVISMGSGRLSQKRLNQLNQAVEAGLPIPQGDIRS from the coding sequence ATGGTGACAAGCTTTTTTAATGCTGTAAAAGGGCTGGCATGCCGCATCATACCGCTGCTGCTTGTATGGCTATGCTGCGCAGGAGCAGCAGATGAAGCTGCTGCGCTAGCCGGACATCCGTCCGGCAAGGAGCATAGGCGGGCCGCTGAACAGCATTTGCACAACAAACAGGCCACTTATAAAGTAGTGGCGACCGGGTATACGGCCGGCGTGGAGTCGACCGGCAAACGTCCGGGTCATCCGCAATACGGCATTACGTACTCCGGCGTAAAGGTAAGGCGGGATCAGGTATCAACCATTGCTGCAGATCCGAAGCTGTTCCCGATCGGGACGGTTTTGTATATCCCGGGTTACGGCTACGGGGTTGTCGCTGACACCGGTTCAGCGATTAAAGGATCAAAAATCGACTTGTATTTTGAGACGACAAGGCAAGTTTATGAGCAATGGGGCAAACGGACCGTGAACGTTAAAGTAATCAGCATGGGCAGCGGCAGGCTGTCCCAGAAGCGGCTGAATCAGTTAAATCAGGCGGTGGAGGCCGGTTTGCCAATCCCGCAAGGCGATATAAGATCTTAA